The Filimonas lacunae genomic sequence CGATATATACAGTAAACTCCGGCGAGCAGTTCATTTATGAAGAGCTTAAGAAGCAATTGATCAACAAAATGACATTTTCGGCCAGCGAAAAGCTCATCACCCGCCGGGAAAAGGAAATTTTACAATTGATTACCGAAGAGTATACCAATCCCGAAATAGCAGCAAAGCTGCATATTAGCCCTCACACTGTAGAAAATCATCGCAATCACCTGTTACAAAAGCTGGGTGTAAAAAACACGGCAGGCTTAGTAAAAGCGGCTATAGAACAAGGTTTGGTGTAATTAAAACCACCAATAAGTTGTATATTCCGTTTTTACTATCAAGCTTATTTTGTTCGATGGCACGTATCAAGACTGACAAAGATGTAACGCGCAGGGAAGTGATTACCAAAGCCGCAGCCAGCCTGTTTAGGGAGAAAGGCTATAAGGCAGCCAGCATGCGCGACCTGGCCGTAAAAGTGGGTGTAGAAGCTGCAAGCTTATATAACCACATTCGCTCCAAAACCGAGTTGCTGCACGATGTATGCTTTAACATTGCCAATTTATATTGGGAGCATATGGGCCAGGTAGAAACTTCAACTGCTACTGCCCATGAAAAGGTAGAAAGATTGCTTCGTTTTCACATTCACCAGATGGTTGACAATTATGAAGAGGTATATGTAAGTGACCGCGAATGGCGTCACCTGGCAGAGCCTTATCTTTCTAATTATAAAAACCAGCGCCGCAATTACCGCAAGCGTTTTGCAGCCATTATTGAAAAGGGCATTGATCAAAACGAGTTTAAACAAATAGACGCTCCTACTGCCGTATTAATTATGCTGCACGCGGTGAGCGGTATAGACTCGTGGCATCGCTCGCGCGAAAAAATAAGCGCAGAAGCCCTGGAAGAGAATATGGTTACGTTGCTGATAGAAGGGCTGAAAAAATAAGTTTGCCGGCCTCTTGCTATTGCTTGCTAATGACTTCTAACTTTTGAATTTACCTTGCCACATGTCTGTACACTTTGAGAAACTTCGCATAAAAGATATTCGCAAAGAAACTTCCGATTGCGTATCCATTGCCTTTGATGTGCCTGAACCACTACATTCAGCATTTCAATACAAACAAGGACAATACATTACCCTTCGCAGTTATTTGCATAATGAAGAATTAAGGCGCAGCTATAGCCTGTGCAGTGCCCCTTACGAAAAGGAATGGCGCATTGCTGTAAAGAAAACCCCGGGCGGCCTGTTTTCGGCCTATGCCAACGACCAATTAAAGCCGGGCGATGTACTGGATGTAATGCCGCCTATGGGCCGGTTTTACACCGAAGTAAATGCCACCCACAAAAAGCGATATGTGTTGGTAGCCGCTGGCAGTGGCATTACCCCGGTTATTTCCATTCTTAAAACCATTTTACATAGCGAGCCCGATAGCGAATGCACCTTAGTATATGGCAACCGCAACCGGCACTCCATTGTATTCAGGGAAGAACTGGAAGCACTGAAGAATAAGTATATCAGCCGTTTTCGTCTCATTCACATTCTCAGTCGCGAAATAACCGATGCCACCATCAACACCGGCCGCATAGATGCCATTAAATGCGACGAACTGTTTACCCGCATGGTGAGCACACAGGCCGATGAATACTTCATTTGCGGCCCCGAAGAAATGACCTTGTGCGTAAAAGAATTCCTGCTACAGAAAGACGTTGACAGCCATCACATTCACCTGGAACTGTTTACCGCCGGCAATGCCCAAAAACGCAATGCCCAGGCCAAAGCATCTGCCGACAACAACGAACCCGCCAGCCGCGTTACCGTAAAACTGGATGGCCGCAGCTTCGACTTCGATCTTTCCTATAACAGTGACAACATATTAGACGCAGCCCTGCATCACGGCGCCGACCTGCCCTACAGCTGCAAAGGCGGCGTTTGCTGCACCTGCCGCGCCAAACTGGTAGAGGGTGAAGTAGACATGGAAGTGAACTATGCACTGGAAGCAGAGGAAGTAGCGCAAGGCTATATCCTAACCTGCCAGTCGCATCCGAAGAGCGAGCGTGTAGTGGTGGATTTTGATGTGAATTAATTACTTCTCATAGCCCTAAACAGGGACAAAAGAAAGGGCCTTTAGTTATAACTAAAGGCCCTTTCTTTTTATAATTTGATTTCCTCTTCGTTGGCATCAAAGAAATGATACTCGGTGAGGTAGTAATCTGTTGAAGGCTTAATAGTGATCGGTGTTTTGTATTTTTTACGCCACTTTCTGCGGATAGAGGTAAATAATCCTTTGGTAAGGTGAGAGTATAGGATAGGATGCACCACCAATGTAAGGTTCTTGTGCTGGTGTGTAACCAGGTAATGTAATCTTTTTTCAATATCATCCTCCAGTAATAAGGTAGGAGATACTTTGCCGGTGCCGTTACAGCAAGGGCAGGTTTCGGTGGTGTTGATGCTAACCTCTGGGCGCATGCGCTGACGCGTAATTTGCATCAGGCCAAACTTGGAAATAGGAAGTACGGCATGTTTAGCGCGGTCGGCTTTCATAAAACCTTCCATCGCTT encodes the following:
- a CDS encoding TetR/AcrR family transcriptional regulator, whose amino-acid sequence is MARIKTDKDVTRREVITKAAASLFREKGYKAASMRDLAVKVGVEAASLYNHIRSKTELLHDVCFNIANLYWEHMGQVETSTATAHEKVERLLRFHIHQMVDNYEEVYVSDREWRHLAEPYLSNYKNQRRNYRKRFAAIIEKGIDQNEFKQIDAPTAVLIMLHAVSGIDSWHRSREKISAEALEENMVTLLIEGLKK
- the paaE gene encoding 1,2-phenylacetyl-CoA epoxidase subunit PaaE, with amino-acid sequence MSVHFEKLRIKDIRKETSDCVSIAFDVPEPLHSAFQYKQGQYITLRSYLHNEELRRSYSLCSAPYEKEWRIAVKKTPGGLFSAYANDQLKPGDVLDVMPPMGRFYTEVNATHKKRYVLVAAGSGITPVISILKTILHSEPDSECTLVYGNRNRHSIVFREELEALKNKYISRFRLIHILSREITDATINTGRIDAIKCDELFTRMVSTQADEYFICGPEEMTLCVKEFLLQKDVDSHHIHLELFTAGNAQKRNAQAKASADNNEPASRVTVKLDGRSFDFDLSYNSDNILDAALHHGADLPYSCKGGVCCTCRAKLVEGEVDMEVNYALEAEEVAQGYILTCQSHPKSERVVVDFDVN